From the Lentimicrobium sp. L6 genome, one window contains:
- a CDS encoding HAMP domain-containing sensor histidine kinase, with the protein MRKCRLTGFHIEEKPEWSFFSPNHNYALKLSIIDGNIVHLEAQGTPTINSRKDIWPKISGIIKQKFEGRKYFLVHNYAELNGVNARTRYDYIQWLKDNIENIHNIYFYNTSSLLKVMINAGKLVSNRFQNTKIFSDYYEAIKDIASSKNFLKCKITNDVFNLRKEGDVFSHQWKEGLTILSNSGQEYSVNKIWDFKSGAAESKTILIGDNILLRIFSGTFSVDIQPESKAAFESVVEELELKDGKYHLYVDFSNTKRLSPKFRKEAIKWYTKNEKNILSGGFFHMSSGLKMTTKLARTILPIFDLSLKVDLLNSASDMFDKIESQLKVQKSQFIGKDRIKGLSKKQLRNRLEFVQERQQHEIDSLYRKLGRLSWDAEYEFSGAHIDESENPFADLHNAIHLVQQDLKSILDRRDELIARAEESDRLKSAFLANMSHEIRTPMNAIMGFSSLLMATPDLDEDVKEYTVEVQNSSNYLLALINDMIDLSKIEAGQMQIHKKYQNLNLVIEEAIETIYAQYIHPKQPKVVFRLKNELENGMEYIYTDATRLKQTIINLVTNGMKYTKEGNVTLTVSSFADGIQFSVIDTGIGISQEDLPQLFNRFSRSQDDEKNVKHSGTGLGLAISKACVELMGGEINMDSKLGEGTSVVFKIPKK; encoded by the coding sequence ATGAGAAAATGTCGATTAACAGGATTTCATATTGAAGAAAAACCAGAATGGTCTTTTTTCTCTCCTAATCATAATTATGCTCTCAAACTTTCTATCATCGATGGAAACATTGTTCACCTCGAGGCTCAAGGTACTCCAACCATAAATAGCCGTAAAGATATTTGGCCAAAAATAAGTGGTATCATCAAGCAAAAGTTTGAAGGAAGAAAGTATTTTTTGGTTCATAATTATGCTGAGTTGAATGGTGTAAATGCTCGAACACGATACGATTATATCCAATGGTTGAAAGACAACATAGAAAACATTCATAATATTTATTTTTATAATACTTCCTCTTTGCTTAAAGTGATGATTAATGCAGGGAAATTAGTATCCAATAGGTTTCAAAATACTAAAATATTTTCTGATTATTATGAGGCTATAAAAGATATTGCCTCTTCAAAGAATTTTCTTAAGTGTAAGATTACTAATGATGTATTTAACTTACGTAAAGAAGGGGATGTTTTCAGTCATCAATGGAAGGAAGGATTAACGATATTGAGTAATTCGGGCCAGGAATACAGTGTTAATAAGATCTGGGATTTTAAGTCCGGTGCTGCCGAATCCAAGACTATACTTATTGGTGATAATATATTATTACGTATTTTCTCTGGTACATTTTCAGTAGATATACAACCTGAAAGTAAAGCGGCATTTGAAAGTGTTGTGGAGGAGTTGGAATTGAAAGATGGAAAATATCATCTTTATGTCGATTTTTCAAATACCAAAAGATTAAGCCCTAAATTCAGAAAAGAAGCTATAAAATGGTATACTAAAAATGAAAAAAATATACTGAGTGGTGGTTTTTTTCATATGTCGTCTGGTTTAAAAATGACTACAAAATTAGCAAGAACTATTTTACCTATTTTCGACTTAAGTCTCAAGGTAGACTTATTGAATTCAGCAAGTGATATGTTCGATAAAATTGAGTCGCAACTTAAAGTTCAGAAAAGCCAGTTTATTGGCAAAGATAGAATTAAAGGCTTGTCAAAAAAGCAGTTGAGAAATCGCTTAGAATTTGTACAAGAACGACAACAGCATGAAATAGATAGTTTATACAGAAAGTTGGGTAGGCTTTCTTGGGATGCTGAATATGAGTTTAGTGGGGCTCATATTGATGAGTCGGAAAATCCATTTGCCGATTTGCATAATGCTATTCATCTAGTGCAGCAAGACCTCAAAAGTATTTTAGATCGACGAGATGAACTGATAGCGAGAGCGGAGGAATCTGATCGGTTAAAATCAGCCTTTTTAGCTAATATGAGCCACGAAATAAGAACACCAATGAATGCCATTATGGGATTTAGTAGTCTATTGATGGCTACTCCAGATTTGGATGAGGATGTAAAAGAATATACAGTAGAAGTACAGAATAGCAGTAATTATCTACTAGCTTTGATTAACGATATGATTGATTTATCGAAGATTGAAGCAGGGCAGATGCAGATTCATAAAAAATATCAGAATCTAAATTTAGTGATAGAGGAGGCTATAGAAACCATATATGCTCAATATATTCACCCTAAGCAGCCTAAGGTAGTTTTCCGTTTGAAGAACGAGTTGGAAAATGGAATGGAATACATATATACTGATGCCACTAGATTGAAACAGACAATTATTAATTTGGTAACCAATGGTATGAAGTATACTAAAGAGGGAAATGTGACCTTGACCGTGAGTTCTTTTGCCGATGGAATACAATTCTCCGTTATTGATACTGGAATTGGAATTTCACAAGAAGATCTTCCTCAGCTTTTTAATCGCTTTTCGAGGAGTCAAGATGATGAAAAAAATGTAAAACATTCAGGAACTGGATTGGGTTTGGCTATAAGTAAAGCTTGTGTTGAGTTAATGGGAGGAGAAATAAATATGGACTCTAAATTGGGAGAAGGAACTAGTGTTGTTTTCAAAATACCAAAGAAATAG
- a CDS encoding sensor histidine kinase KdpD, protein MISICPYSGYEIESHPYWVFKNLDHSYRIEVSIINKCILLVKPMGYSHYLDKKYIRPKLISLIEERFDDNKYFLVMDLSETNGGSPRSRYSLISWINKNMDSFHGVYFFNTTSVSQVMIKAGSLVSKSPNKVKIFEDYQSTILNIKQRDEPQFLEPTGIIDLAKRNDISVKDWKKGIVFKSISGIYYPVLKEWRNDFEGGYTITYQVQRNILVRLYFGSFSDDTLMYTEKTLDDILDELNLSNQTFHFYIDFSETTNISLKYRKDSVKWYLKHADKILTSGFFHLSPILQNAINVAISFTASSQLRKKLFIIKNVSDIFNAIEDYKTNEVNKTKSHDDLSNLSKEQLIKLIKDERVDRDNNINQLFYKLGRLSWDEEYKFEKYDIDESNHPFADLHNAVRLIQDDLKGILDRRDVLIAQAEESDKLKSAFLANMSHEIRTPMNSIIGFANLLLDMPEIKEESRVFVDVIGRNGKFLLTLINDIIDISKIEAGQLVIYNEDVLLNNVIREVCENFSHKVNNTDDSKVRFNVINQLEKENISIYADSTRVTQVLNNLLSNAFKFTKQGGVELKVSRLGGHVLFQVKDTGIGISEEDIPYLFNRFGRSQDSQKNISYNGTGLGLAISKACIDLLGGTFSVESELSKGSVFAFEIPIDEPLQTKTLE, encoded by the coding sequence ATGATAAGTATTTGTCCATACTCTGGCTATGAAATAGAATCACATCCTTATTGGGTATTTAAAAACTTAGACCATTCCTATCGTATTGAGGTTTCAATAATCAATAAATGTATTCTACTGGTTAAACCTATGGGGTATTCTCACTATCTTGATAAGAAGTATATCAGGCCTAAACTTATCTCCCTAATAGAAGAAAGGTTTGACGATAATAAATACTTTTTGGTTATGGATTTATCTGAAACTAATGGAGGAAGTCCAAGGTCTCGATACAGTCTTATTAGCTGGATTAATAAAAATATGGATAGCTTTCATGGCGTTTATTTCTTTAATACTACTTCAGTATCCCAAGTGATGATTAAAGCGGGCTCTTTGGTTTCTAAATCACCAAATAAGGTAAAAATATTTGAGGATTATCAGAGTACAATTCTAAATATAAAACAAAGAGATGAGCCTCAGTTCTTGGAGCCAACTGGAATAATCGATTTAGCTAAACGAAATGATATTTCGGTGAAGGATTGGAAAAAGGGTATTGTTTTTAAATCCATTTCTGGGATTTATTATCCAGTATTGAAAGAGTGGCGGAATGACTTTGAAGGAGGATATACAATTACCTATCAAGTGCAACGGAATATATTAGTTAGGCTCTACTTTGGTAGCTTTAGTGATGATACATTAATGTATACAGAGAAAACCTTAGATGATATTTTAGATGAATTAAATCTAAGCAATCAAACTTTTCACTTTTATATTGATTTCTCAGAAACAACAAATATTTCGTTAAAGTATAGAAAAGATTCTGTAAAATGGTATTTAAAGCATGCAGATAAGATATTAACGAGTGGTTTTTTTCATTTATCACCAATTTTACAGAACGCGATTAACGTGGCTATCTCTTTTACTGCTTCAAGTCAATTAAGAAAGAAGCTATTTATCATCAAAAATGTATCTGATATTTTTAATGCGATTGAAGATTATAAAACCAATGAAGTTAATAAAACAAAGAGCCATGATGATTTAAGCAATCTAAGCAAAGAGCAATTGATTAAATTAATCAAAGACGAACGAGTAGATCGAGATAATAATATAAACCAGTTGTTTTATAAATTGGGTCGCTTATCTTGGGATGAAGAATATAAATTTGAGAAATATGATATTGATGAATCTAATCATCCTTTTGCTGATTTACATAACGCAGTCCGCTTGATCCAAGATGATTTAAAAGGTATATTAGATAGACGAGATGTTTTAATAGCTCAAGCTGAGGAGTCTGATAAGTTGAAATCGGCTTTCTTGGCCAATATGAGTCATGAAATAAGAACTCCCATGAACTCTATCATTGGCTTTGCTAATCTCTTGCTCGATATGCCAGAAATAAAAGAGGAGTCCCGAGTTTTTGTTGATGTGATTGGTCGAAATGGTAAGTTTCTCCTTACACTCATTAATGATATTATAGATATTTCAAAGATTGAAGCAGGTCAATTAGTCATTTATAATGAGGATGTACTTTTAAATAATGTGATTAGAGAAGTTTGTGAAAACTTTAGTCATAAGGTAAATAATACTGATGATTCTAAAGTGAGGTTTAATGTAATAAATCAGTTGGAGAAAGAAAATATATCTATATATGCTGATTCAACGAGAGTCACTCAGGTCTTGAATAACTTATTATCTAATGCTTTCAAGTTCACTAAACAAGGAGGCGTAGAATTAAAGGTATCTAGACTTGGAGGCCATGTCTTATTTCAGGTTAAAGATACAGGTATTGGAATTTCGGAGGAGGATATCCCATATTTGTTTAATAGGTTTGGCCGTAGTCAAGATTCTCAGAAAAACATTTCCTATAATGGAACGGGTTTAGGATTGGCTATTTCAAAAGCTTGTATCGATTTGCTAGGAGGTACATTCTCTGTTGAGTCTGAATTATCAAAGGGTTCTGTATTTGCATTTGAAATACCCATAGATGAACCATTGCAAACCAAAACATTAGAATAG
- the kbl gene encoding glycine C-acetyltransferase, which translates to MYKGFQEFLQKEMADIREAGLYKDERVITSAQGAVINVSTGQEVMNFCANNYLGLSNNPKLVQAAKEALDDRGFGMSSVRFICGTQDYHKTLEKKIADYFGTEDTILYAAAFDANGGVFEPLLGSEDAIISDSLNHASIIDGVRLCKAARYRYENANMEDLEKQLIEAQKQRYRIIVTDGVFSMDGNVAPMDKIVELANKYDAMVMIDECHSAGVVGKTGRGVTELFDIRGEVEIITGTLGKAFGGAIGGFTTGKKEIIEMLRQRSRPYLFSNSLPPVVVNAGIKMFEMMDETNELQDKLHSNTDYFMARMTAAGFDIKPTKSAICAVMLYDAKLSQDFAAKLLDEGIYVIGFYYPVVPKGQARIRVQLSAAHEIAHLDKAIAAFTKVGKELGVLK; encoded by the coding sequence ATGTATAAAGGTTTTCAAGAGTTTTTGCAAAAAGAAATGGCCGATATCAGAGAGGCTGGATTATATAAAGATGAAAGAGTAATTACTAGTGCACAAGGTGCAGTAATTAACGTTTCTACTGGGCAAGAGGTAATGAATTTTTGTGCCAACAACTATTTAGGTTTATCAAATAATCCGAAATTGGTTCAGGCTGCAAAAGAAGCTCTTGATGATAGAGGATTCGGTATGTCATCAGTTAGATTTATTTGTGGAACACAAGATTATCACAAGACTTTGGAGAAAAAGATTGCTGATTATTTTGGTACTGAAGATACTATCCTTTATGCTGCTGCTTTTGATGCCAATGGTGGTGTTTTTGAACCTTTATTAGGCTCTGAAGATGCTATCATCTCTGATTCTTTAAATCATGCTTCTATTATTGATGGGGTTCGTTTGTGTAAAGCAGCTCGTTATCGTTATGAGAATGCTAATATGGAGGATCTAGAAAAACAATTAATTGAGGCTCAAAAACAACGTTATAGAATCATCGTTACAGATGGTGTTTTCTCTATGGACGGAAATGTAGCTCCGATGGATAAAATTGTTGAGCTTGCAAATAAATACGATGCTATGGTGATGATTGACGAATGCCACTCTGCTGGTGTTGTTGGTAAAACTGGTAGAGGAGTAACCGAGTTATTCGATATTCGTGGCGAAGTGGAAATCATTACAGGAACATTAGGAAAGGCCTTTGGTGGCGCTATTGGTGGTTTTACTACAGGTAAAAAAGAAATCATTGAGATGTTACGTCAACGTTCTCGCCCATATTTATTCTCTAACTCATTGCCTCCAGTGGTAGTAAATGCTGGTATCAAGATGTTTGAGATGATGGATGAAACTAATGAGCTTCAAGATAAACTTCATTCTAATACTGATTATTTCATGGCAAGAATGACTGCTGCTGGTTTCGATATTAAACCAACAAAATCAGCTATTTGTGCCGTGATGCTTTACGATGCTAAGCTTTCACAAGATTTTGCTGCTAAGTTATTAGATGAAGGTATTTATGTAATTGGATTCTACTATCCAGTAGTTCCTAAAGGGCAAGCTCGTATTCGTGTTCAACTTTCTGCTGCTCACGAAATAGCACATTTAGATAAAGCCATCGCTGCTTTTACTAAGGTTGGAAAAGAATTGGGTGTTTTGAAATAA